The genomic window ATCTTATCGCATCTGTGACCGtgatttcctccccccacccctactGCATAAGAGGATGACTCCCACCCGTCACACAAAGCTATATGGTTGGTTGCATGACACATCAAACAgtagcatgccacccaaaaacaataGCTTGGAGAAAACTGGCTGGAAACATGGCATGTCTATATGAAACCACCATGTCTTTAACCTCATACCTTTTGCTGTATAAAATTTTCAAGTTTTATTATAATGCATGCTGTACACTCCATCACTCTCATAGCAACTTCAGAAGTGAACCTGTCATTTGGAATCTGCGGAAAAGGAAGGAGGTCTGGATAGCGAGTTTTTAAGCTATCGACTCCATACGCTTCCAGTGTGTGAACATCGTTTGTAAGGCCTTCAAGCTGTTGGCTATATTCCTCAATCTTTTGTGCCAGTGCAGTGGGTTTCACATCTTTATCAGACTTGCCCCTTACGGCATAATCGGCAGCAATCAAAGCAAGCTTGGTAGACAGGTAACATTTAAAGCAAACCCATTCGTTGGCATTTTTATGAAGGTCATTTCTtgctgctgaaaagtttgctctAGCTTGCCGTAACCACCTACGAGCCTCAACGGGATTTCCAACTGACTTGAATGTAGGTGGCATAAAAAACCGCTGGGAATATGAAGGACCTGTAGAAGATGGACATTTTTCTTTAGACTGTTGTCTTTCAGATTTGTGACTCGTTGCTTCCTGGTTCCATGAAGTATAAAACCTTTGAAATGAAAATTTGTCTGATTGAAATCGAGAAGCTGATGATGAAAATGTTCTTCTGGATGCCCTATCTGCATTTTGGTCAATAAAAGCCTGCTTTTCTAATCTGTTGATCTCATTTTGTAAATGCTTGAAAACTTCATTGGCAATATCAAGGTTCTCTGCATTTTTGTCTGGATGCCACTTAAGATACAGCCTTCTTATGATCTTTTTCCTTTCAGATTCTGGAAGCTTCCAAGCTTGTTCCATCACAGATGTAACTTCCCTCAAAATCTCTGATAAAGAATTTGCTTTAGCCTTTTTGGGAGAATGATGTTTggatgaagaggaagaggaggaggaggatttgtgACTCTCTCTTCCAGGAAAATGAGGAGGAATTGTTCTTGGTCCATGCGGTAAAAATTCTGTGGGACTTGTTGGAGTAGATGGTGCACTGCCCCTGCTCTGAGAACTTTCATCAGGCCTTGAGAATTTGTACAAATCAAGAGAGCTCACTATCTTGTACTCGCTGTATCCAATGTCAATCTGATAAATCTTGCCCAGGAAACTGGAATTTTCATCATCTTCCCTTTCTACTTCTTGCACAATGATAGCATATGTATAGGTTGGATGGTACGACCCATAGATATCACCACCTTCAGCATCAACAAGATAGCCAACGTATTCACCAGGATAGAAAACATTCATTGGATCCATAAGAAGAGTATAGTGGATTTCAGTTGGTATAGGAGTGCCAGGCATAGGTAGTTCAAGCTTTGATGGTTCTGAAGAGTCATATTTCACACCTAAACTGTCAAGCTTCTCACTAATTCTATAAATATCATTGCAACCCAACATAGCAATTAAATAGGATGTATCAGAAATCAGATTATCAGTTGCAGATTTCAGGGTCATTGCTAATGCTAGAAGGAAATTGATGTCTTTGCTATCTGAGTGCTGTATATAGAGCAATATTACTGCATTTCCATATCTCTTTAAAAAGGCGAATGTTTCACTTCTGCTGTGAGGAATAGGAGCAAAACCTTTAACTCTCAGTGTTGTTTGCAACTTCTCAAAACAAGAAACTTTCAAGCCTTCTCTCAAGGTTTTGCAAAGTTTTATGGCTTTCTCTTCATTGGCTAAGAATGCATTGTCATTTTCGTGTTTCATAATTCTAATTAGTCCCGTGATGAACTGTTCAGAAGACAGCAGTAACTGGAGCCTGCCTTGGAGAGAACAAAGTGCTCCAAACTGACAAATTTTGGGTGACTCTTCATCCAACTGCTCCTCAAGGATACTGCTGAGGAGACGGGGTCGCAGCTTCTGGGGAAACAGCATTATCAGTTTGGTGTGAAAACCATGGTCTTTTCCTAAGTAACACTGGCTAAGATCAACAAGCATTTGAACACCAATGTTTCCTTGTATTCTACTTTTGTAATGTGGTGCATCATCAAAAACTAAGATGCTTGATTTTACCAATCTACCATCTTGGCTTGGAAGATAAAGAGCCAGATCTCGCACATTTTCAAGGTCATTTCTAACCTTCACAGAATCATTTTGAAGGCTTTTAAACAGGCCAGAAACAACTCGTTTAACAGTACGCATTTCATTAGGATCAAGCTGTTTTCCTTCAGAGTTCTTAAATATGCGACTCAGAACCTCAACATACTGCTTTGTTGAAATAACATCTTCAGTGCCTAAGTGTTTAAATAGTTGGTGGAAGGTGCCAAGTTCTAATGGAAGTTTGTACAAGTAAGGTTTGAAGTCAGATTCATACTCAAGATTTATTACGACTTCCTCAGGCTTCAGCAGCTTCCAACCTTCTTCAACCATCACAAAAGCAACCCCTCGAAGCTGAAACCGGAATTCTCTTTTGTCTGTACTAAGAAATTCATAGATGCTTCTTAGGACTTTAACCCTTGTTTTTACCATATCTTCATCCAAAGTTGTTATATTACATATATTTCTGCAGTTATTTATAACTTTGTCTAGAGGTGGGTCCAAGTTCACATTAAGCATAGTCAAAACCTGCTCAAGTTGTTCCTGTGGACCAAGACTGCTTCCTTCTTGTTCTCTGATACTTAAAGGCGTAGCTTTTTCTGGAAGAATAGGACACGAAGTCCAAAGGAGCtgcaaaacatcactctgtttgaATTTTGGGTTTACTTGGGCTCCACTGAACTTTATAAGAGGGAGTGTTCCATTAACCTCTTGATACTGTGGGTGAAATCTTACAATTTCTGCCGGAGCACGTTCTGGACACAAGAATGCTATTAAAGACAATTCTTTAAGGAAGTTTCCAGATAGCAAATCAGTTCTTTCTTGAAATATGTGATGAAGGAGGACATCCACTGTATTCTGCAGTGTATCCTTAGTCCAGTTTTCAGTGTTGGCTCTCATACTGATCTCTTTAGCAAACTGCAGTAACTGCTGCTGGGAAATTACATATTTTAGTCCCATATTTTGGAGAAATGCTACCCATGATGCAAGGAATGCAGCACGGTTTTTTGGTTTTGTGAGCTGCTCCAGTTTCTTAAAGAAGTCTTGGGGTATAAACAGCTTTTCGGGAAGCATAACTTCAAAAACTCTTACGGTCCTATCATAAAAATGCTTTGCAGGTTTTAATCTATTGCACGCATCGTGAATTATCAAAAAGCTCTCTAGCTTCTCAAACAGCTGTTCCTTTATTTCTAAAGATTCTTCAATGCTAGAGAGCCTGTTCTTTAAGTAAATCAGATGTTCTAGTTTTGCATCGTAAGACAGACTTTCAATCTTTGGTAAAAGATGCTTCAAATAAACTTCAAGGTCATCTACTGGAACACACCCAAGTACAGTGTACAGGTCTTTTAAATGGATTTTCTCTTCCAGAAAGGCAGCTGAAGATGACTGTGTCCATCTATCCACTTCAACAGAGGGGATAGTTCTTGTGAGTACATAACATGCTCCACATTTTGAAATGCTGATGTATCGTCCACTGATAGATTTGTAGCACGGAAGGGACCTCAAAATTTTAATGTCGTCCTCAGATGTCAAATGACTTAGGTTGCAGTTGAAGTACATCAGGAGGGCCTCAAAATCATTCTCGGCTAATTTTTCAGTCTTAAATGTTGATGTCTGAACCATGTAATgtatggcttttaaaatgcttgaaGGGTTGTCTATATTTGCTGTGTGTCCTGACAAAAGGGGCACTAGAGCATTGTCCTTGGAGCAAATTTTGTTCAAAGCAAGTTGAATACAACCAGTTTTCATCAAAGCATGAAAAACTTTATCAGTCTGAGAATTTGGGAACAGAGCTATATGCATAAGACTGAGCGGAAGCAGGACATCACAATCTGGTACAACAAGCTGATTAGAGGATACGGTAAATTTTGTACCTGGAAGCAATGCCCAGTCCTTCAAAGTATCAACAACAGCATCAAATGTTGGTTTTGCATCTTCCTGGTCATCTTTCACATTTACAGATTCACCAATAAAATGCCACGTGTTCTTCAGCCATGATTCACTTGCAAAATTCTCCTTCCATCTCACACAACCTCTGGTTTTGTATTCTCTTGGCAAGACAGAAGGCAACAAATCAGCAAAGCTGGTAATATCGAAGACTTTTGCTACATTGCATTTCAGTAAAATATTGCTGTACCGCAAGTACAGTGTGTTCATAAACAGATCTTTACGAGACGGAATCAGTTCATGATAGGTAGTTAAGAATTTTGGACGCTTTGAATCAAAAATTTGCAGTACACTATCAAGTGTAATGAGCAGAGGTAATCCTTCAATGAGGatttcattttcttctgtgtCTTTAAAACAGTAGTCAACAAGAAGTTTTAAACTGTGGAAAAGCTTTAAATTTGTCTGCTGAAGTCGACAAGGCAGCTTTCCAATGTGGCAATTAGAATCCGGAGAGGAAAATGTCATCAAAAATGATCGGACATCAGCTGAAGTCACATAGCTCACTGGAATGTCTGCATCCACAAGACAGTGATAAAGATTTGCAGTTTCATCACAGCTATAGATCAAGTTGAAGCCAATTTCTAAGAGGAGATGTTTGAGTCTATACACATTTTCTGCTACTGTTTTGCGTGTTGTAATGTTGTACTCTACATTTTTGAGGTGTTGCAACTCATCTTGTAACAAATTGTCAAAGAATGGCCTAGCTTTGTTTGAGGTAGACATATTAACCCATGTAATGATAATTGCAGAATGCAAATCAGAGCCATCGACATTTGGAGCTCGCACAACAGGTAGGAGACGTTTGGATTCTTCATGAATGCAGCTGTAAACTGCCTTTACTAAGCAATACCAATCAGGCTGCAGGTCAAGTCTATTAACGGGGAAGAAGGACAGAAACTTTTTCAAAGTGTCTTTCACTGTATGCATAGATGTGTTTTGTAGCACAGACATTGTTGGATCGGTACCTTGAAAGTAACGTTTTTTCAGCTGAATCAAAAGTTCTACATAGGCCGGTGCAATCAATGCTGTCATTAAACTATTATTCCAGTCACTTCGTACTCCAACTCCATTATCATCACGCCACAGATTTCGCCTGGCAGAATCCAGGGCAAAGTGTCCATTCACATGAAATGGTAACCCAGTTTCTAAGGACAGGGGTAAGAAACAAAATGCCCTATGAGGTTTTTTGTAGTTGTGAGTAATACATGCAGCAACTCCCCCTCGGGGGAAGAGAGTAATGTCCTCATTCTTATGAGCTGATACAACACTCTTGGATACCTTTTCAATGTTGGAAAAACCTGACCTGTTGCAAATTAACCAGGCTGTGAGGTTACCTTCAGAGTCTTCAGTATCCATAGTGTAAGTGATTTGTTGCACAGGTATTTTGCTAAGCTCTTTCTTCTTAGTGACACTGTCAATTACAGAAGCATGGAATTGCTTTCGTTTCAGTCTATCGCCATCAGTTACTTTTCCTGTTACAGAATATAACACATTAAGTGCTCCTGTTGTTTTCTCTATTTCACAAATAGAAATTTTTTCCATGTGGTTCAAAAACATCAAGAGTTCTGCTCCATCTGTACGCAGCTTATCTAGAAGATTTTGCACCATTCTGTCTGAGCATGGCACTGGGGAGATTTCGGAAGTTTTTGCCATTTCTGTATTTCGAAGTGGAAATCTAAACATGGTGCAGTTTTCTAGTTTAAAATGATCTCCTAAATAGAGATCCAAGACATCTGAGAACTGTGTTCTGAAATCAGCATCCAGGTCCCTAAACATGCGTCCTGGACTAAttgatgttgcgcctggtgcatATCTGGCATGAGGATCAAAGATACAAAGAATATCGTTACCAGAAATGAAAGAAGGACAGTCAGTTATGTGATACACGGAATTGAAGCCTATACCATACTGGCCAGTTTTACATGGATTGCCTTCTTTAGTGCCTTTTCCAAGATTCTGAATTCCTCTGATGTCATCTTCAGTAAAAGGCTGATTGTTGAAGACGCACAGTGCAGGCCCTTGAAGTGGAGACCATTTTTCATCAAATATTCTATCAACTGGATGTTGTCTAGGATCAAACACAAAGCAAACTTCTGTAGCTTTTGCATCATCTGCATTCTGAAGGAGCTCTTTCagcatttctttttctgatgGATATGCATTAAGAATACTTTTAATTCTGCTTGTCAATTTTTCTTTCTGCCCAAATTCAGTCCCAAGGGTAGTAAAACAAATGTTTGATGCATACCTTTCTAAGGCTTTATGTCGCTTGGGTACTGCTCCAAGCTTTACTGCTACTTCTCTAGGAATGTCGGCATGGCAGTACTTTACAGTTGTATCTTTCACTTTGATCCAAGGGCAGTCATTGTAACACAAAGTATTAGCATGTAGAAGGGCAAGGTGAGTATCCGGTAACAATATCTCGCCATACTGTTTTTCACAGAattcttgcttcttttctctaATGAGGCCCCATATTCCTTCACTGATGATTCTCCTAGAAAGCTGGAAATTTTCTTCAGTCAGTGGTTTAGTTCCTCTTTCCTCATTGATTAACTCAAGAACCAGAGCAAAATCTTCTACTGTAAAAGCATGGCGCACACCTACGCTTTCAAATAGCTCACGAAAGTTGTTTCTGTATTTATTAGCCAGTTGATGGAGATATGGCGCTGCCTCAAAGTTAAGATGAAAAGACACCTTTGTGGGGTCAACATAGCCATTTTCAACAAGAATGAAACTGCAGTTTTTCAGCTCTTCAATTATGATGGCTTTTGTTGCTCCATTTTGTAGCAGGGCATCATGGAGATATTTATAGCAAGCATTGGTGATGTTTTCTTGGTACAAGGTAATTCCATCAAAGGACTTTGCAACTTCTTTCAGCTGGTTTATAACCATAGTAACAGTTGGCTTCTTAAGCAAGCCTAAAAAATCTTTGACTGCCAGAGAAATGTTCCCACAACCTTTAAAGGAATGGGAATTTTCATTAAGGATTGGTTTTAACAGACAAACTATATCTTGATAATCAGCAGTGAAAAGGTCCATCGCTGAAAACATTGTCTCGGGGCCAAAATCAGTACCCTTCCAGTGCAAAGAGAAGCCTGCTGGTTTTGTGAGAAATGGCAGAAACGGTATTGTTTGGAACTTTGCAGCAAATTCTTTAGCTCTAGAATCTCTGCATTTAATTTTTTCATCTATGAGGCTTAACAGAATACTGCTTCTGAGACAAGCTGAAGCATGATCAGTCTTGTTGATTTCTGCTACAGATTCGGCACGTTCAACCAAGTCTTCCCAACAAATATCATCTTTAGCCATACCTAGTTGAACTAATTTGACCAAAATCACTGGATTAAGGTAATCTTGACTGGTGCCATAGGGAAATCTTCCATCTTCTTTATCGTACAACTTTGCAACTCGACCTTCAGGATGGATCAGTCTTGAAGGTTCCACCAGAGGGTGCTCAGTCAAAGAACAGGGAATACACGGTGTAACACAGAGAATTTCTGAGAACTCGCTAACCTTTTCACTCAGAACATAGTGCATTAAAGGATCACGAAGCTCTGCCTCAATCTCTTGGATATTTGGGAAAAAGACTTCAGAAAAGAATTGCCTCTCTGAAAAAGTATTATCTAGTAACACCTGTTTGCACCCTGCTTCTTCAAAGCCTGCTTTGACCCAAGATGGAAGGTCTACAGCACAGAGATTTTTTGAGCCAGTTTTTTTAAGGTACTTtagaaaaatattaaaagctgCAGGTCCTATGTCTGGACGTTTCAAGAGTGAATCATCTAAGAATCTTACATTCTTCATAGACACCCAAGATGAACCATCAGAGAACACTCTGATCCCTTCTTTGCCTTTTGTGTGAGCTATTTCTTCATAAAACCCCTGACATATGACTGAAAAATCATCATGCACTAAGTCAGGATCAGGCCATACTGCATAGTAATTGTAGTCATTTAGCTCCCCACAAACTGCCATGTTGCGTAGAACCACAAGAGCTTCTAAGTAAGCTTTTACTATAACATGCCGCATAAATACTGTGTTCCACCTTCCTTTTGTGTCAGTTTTCCATATCTCTTTTCTGTTTGATGTAACAGCAAAAGAGCCATTAATGTGAACAGGCAGACCTGTTTTGATTCGAAGAGGTAAATAGCAGAACACTTCTCCTAAGTTGCTACAATTGGGTTTCACAGTCCATTTGTGATCCTGTGCTTCAGACAGCATAACCCCAACTGATCCACATGGGACAAGTCCTAGCCTTCTTCCACTTTCCTGTAATGAGAATTTTAAGGCCTCCCCAGTATCCATGCAAGAACATATAAGCCATGTTGTAGAGTCTACTGTTTTTTGTGGCAGTTCATCAGCAGGCCTTTTTGTCTGTCCAGATTTAGCCATTTCAAAGAAAGAAACTGTGTCATCTTCTGGGCCTCTAAAAACTGGAGAATGCAAGTCAGCAATCCGCCTGAACACATGGTGAAATTCTTCCACTGTTATTTGTAATATGCACGATGACTTGGGTGATTCAGTGGGAAGCCTTTTTGTGCTACTGTTGCAAGTTTTCATGAGTTTAGCAGCTTCCTTGAGAACACTTGTAACAGGGGTAGTTATTGCTTTGGACaaacacagattttttttaatagtcACAGTCTCTTGAGCTACACCAGGGTTGGTTTCCTCGGACTTCAAATACTTCAAAACCATGGAGTTTACACACTGAGTAAAAATTATCAGTCTATGTCCACAAATGCTAAACTCATCCACAAGAGAATAGATGTCTGCAGTATTGTAGCAAGTACTGCTGACTTCACTCACTTTAGCCTCCTGTTGTGTTCTAAAAGAAAGCCTGAAAAGTGTCCCTTGGTAACTGTAAGGGGCCTCCACAGTCAACGGGAGCTGACAACCAAACACACCAATAAATGGCTTGAACTGATTAGGAAACTTTCTAAGTCTTTTCTGTTGCTTACTCCAATTAATCTTGATCCCAGGATTAGACTTGTCCCTTATATGTTTACTGAGATGATTGATGTTGGGATCAAACATAATCATAAACTCTCTGCTCATGATGATCGGAATATCCGTGATATGATAAACAGAATTAAACCCCAAGCCAAATTTTCCA from Podarcis raffonei isolate rPodRaf1 chromosome 4, rPodRaf1.pri, whole genome shotgun sequence includes these protein-coding regions:
- the SACS gene encoding sacsin isoform X1, which translates into the protein MATESMKNNDSLRTATVTVLHDYVGCRTFEVPSSVSVASIKELIYPETGFPVAEQCLYHKGRELSDCVEVGDLQTSQNHVFLNLLSKGLKGGGRFGQTTPPLVDFLKDILRRYPEGGQILKELIQNAEDAGATEVKFLYDETQYGTESLWSKDMAQYQGPALYVFNNAVFTPEDWHGIQEIARSRKKDDPLKVGRFGIGFNSVYHITDVPSIFSGDQIGMLDPHQTLFGPHESGQCWNLKDDIKEINELTDQFKPFVGVFGSTKETFNTGHFPGTFFRFPLRQQPSQLSSNLYNKEKVLELFESFRADADTVLLFLKSVQDVSLHVREADGTERLIFRVTASENKALKHERPNSIKILGNAISQYCKGVPSNSITCVTYHINIVLEDECVKDAQKTSWLVCNSVGGRGICNELDSLADDLKYIPTIGIAMSLSSDGEGKGAAAQFSGRAFCFLPLPPGEESKTGLPVHVSGFFGLTDNRRSIKWRELDQWRDPAALWNELLVANVVPKAYATLVLEAIKRMETEKNSDFPLSAERIYRLWPQKNKTKVHWQPIIEPLLNELFQNEVIYSITDNWIKVEEVYFSEMDESLEYTQAVLNYLQGSGKEVAKVPDNIAKAVDLIVSSTKPVKKVTPGTVRQVLRQSGHKGPADEKLHVLDFVLSDGNYSELIGLELLPLQNGNFISFSSSTSDQDAIYITSESFPRSLFPGLEGRLLADDLKPQVLAALKDAAKSRGRACTQLQLLSPERFARLIKEVTNSLWPGKDIVVQWFPLSEDKKHPSVLWLKMVWKNLYIHFSEDLSMFDDMPLIPKTVLDGDEEVMELIRLRTPSPIILEDGSETQLPEFLPDIIEQLGGIVLKKLDSSIQHPLLKKYIHAPLPSVVLQIVEKLSIQKLTNKVASFPVSYKNALRNFLASLTDTTEKEKLIINELVIFRRIKQSLDEEITFTALKGCKVLHHTAKLPPDIKLSVSLVDSSDEATIRLVNMLKADQLKSTDCMKFILKDIQSDFYCNDEATKVMLWILENLTFLKNENAEVLDWLTPLKFIQISEGKMVSASELFDPEVEVLQNMFYGEEEHCFPPNVFKTSADTLHSLRLIGLKSESNLEEKDILSVAQKIESLKDCASTNQDALRRKARTLLTILNKNYPLLHTPETKAMLKKIKWIPACKERPANYPSSLIWKGDHCNLCSPPEMCDLSQATLVGSSVPLVEGVRPNVEKALGISIKPNIKSVLKHFKVVVDWHSSKKFSDEDYYQFQHILLEIYGFMNDHLDEGKESFKALKFPWVWTGKTFCSFSQAVIKSAHDLDLQPYLHNVPKTMAKFHQLFKCCGSIEQLTPDHVSMVIQKIYLKSEQSLTEEESKQNLSIMLNIIRWLYSCQIPASLNTPVPVYCSKKPYRLTMKPIHECCYCDIKVEDLNDLLDDAVEPIILVHEDIPMKTAEWLNVPCLSTRLINPENMGFEQSGQREPLTVRIKNILEEYPSVSDIFKELLQNADDANATECNFLIDMRRNNDIRENLLDPGMAACHGPALWSFNNSEFSDSDFLNITRLGESLKRAEVDKVGKFGLGFNSVYHITDIPIIMSREFMIMFDPNINHLSKHIRDKSNPGIKINWSKQQKRLRKFPNQFKPFIGVFGCQLPLTVEAPYSYQGTLFRLSFRTQQEAKVSEVSSTCYNTADIYSLVDEFSICGHRLIIFTQCVNSMVLKYLKSEETNPGVAQETVTIKKNLCLSKAITTPVTSVLKEAAKLMKTCNSSTKRLPTESPKSSCILQITVEEFHHVFRRIADLHSPVFRGPEDDTVSFFEMAKSGQTKRPADELPQKTVDSTTWLICSCMDTGEALKFSLQESGRRLGLVPCGSVGVMLSEAQDHKWTVKPNCSNLGEVFCYLPLRIKTGLPVHINGSFAVTSNRKEIWKTDTKGRWNTVFMRHVIVKAYLEALVVLRNMAVCGELNDYNYYAVWPDPDLVHDDFSVICQGFYEEIAHTKGKEGIRVFSDGSSWVSMKNVRFLDDSLLKRPDIGPAAFNIFLKYLKKTGSKNLCAVDLPSWVKAGFEEAGCKQVLLDNTFSERQFFSEVFFPNIQEIEAELRDPLMHYVLSEKVSEFSEILCVTPCIPCSLTEHPLVEPSRLIHPEGRVAKLYDKEDGRFPYGTSQDYLNPVILVKLVQLGMAKDDICWEDLVERAESVAEINKTDHASACLRSSILLSLIDEKIKCRDSRAKEFAAKFQTIPFLPFLTKPAGFSLHWKGTDFGPETMFSAMDLFTADYQDIVCLLKPILNENSHSFKGCGNISLAVKDFLGLLKKPTVTMVINQLKEVAKSFDGITLYQENITNACYKYLHDALLQNGATKAIIIEELKNCSFILVENGYVDPTKVSFHLNFEAAPYLHQLANKYRNNFRELFESVGVRHAFTVEDFALVLELINEERGTKPLTEENFQLSRRIISEGIWGLIREKKQEFCEKQYGEILLPDTHLALLHANTLCYNDCPWIKVKDTTVKYCHADIPREVAVKLGAVPKRHKALERYASNICFTTLGTEFGQKEKLTSRIKSILNAYPSEKEMLKELLQNADDAKATEVCFVFDPRQHPVDRIFDEKWSPLQGPALCVFNNQPFTEDDIRGIQNLGKGTKEGNPCKTGQYGIGFNSVYHITDCPSFISGNDILCIFDPHARYAPGATSISPGRMFRDLDADFRTQFSDVLDLYLGDHFKLENCTMFRFPLRNTEMAKTSEISPVPCSDRMVQNLLDKLRTDGAELLMFLNHMEKISICEIEKTTGALNVLYSVTGKVTDGDRLKRKQFHASVIDSVTKKKELSKIPVQQITYTMDTEDSEGNLTAWLICNRSGFSNIEKVSKSVVSAHKNEDITLFPRGGVAACITHNYKKPHRAFCFLPLSLETGLPFHVNGHFALDSARRNLWRDDNGVGVRSDWNNSLMTALIAPAYVELLIQLKKRYFQGTDPTMSVLQNTSMHTVKDTLKKFLSFFPVNRLDLQPDWYCLVKAVYSCIHEESKRLLPVVRAPNVDGSDLHSAIIITWVNMSTSNKARPFFDNLLQDELQHLKNVEYNITTRKTVAENVYRLKHLLLEIGFNLIYSCDETANLYHCLVDADIPVSYVTSADVRSFLMTFSSPDSNCHIGKLPCRLQQTNLKLFHSLKLLVDYCFKDTEENEILIEGLPLLITLDSVLQIFDSKRPKFLTTYHELIPSRKDLFMNTLYLRYSNILLKCNVAKVFDITSFADLLPSVLPREYKTRGCVRWKENFASESWLKNTWHFIGESVNVKDDQEDAKPTFDAVVDTLKDWALLPGTKFTVSSNQLVVPDCDVLLPLSLMHIALFPNSQTDKVFHALMKTGCIQLALNKICSKDNALVPLLSGHTANIDNPSSILKAIHYMVQTSTFKTEKLAENDFEALLMYFNCNLSHLTSEDDIKILRSLPCYKSISGRYISISKCGACYVLTRTIPSVEVDRWTQSSSAAFLEEKIHLKDLYTVLGCVPVDDLEVYLKHLLPKIESLSYDAKLEHLIYLKNRLSSIEESLEIKEQLFEKLESFLIIHDACNRLKPAKHFYDRTVRVFEVMLPEKLFIPQDFFKKLEQLTKPKNRAAFLASWVAFLQNMGLKYVISQQQLLQFAKEISMRANTENWTKDTLQNTVDVLLHHIFQERTDLLSGNFLKELSLIAFLCPERAPAEIVRFHPQYQEVNGTLPLIKFSGAQVNPKFKQSDVLQLLWTSCPILPEKATPLSIREQEGSSLGPQEQLEQVLTMLNVNLDPPLDKVINNCRNICNITTLDEDMVKTRVKVLRSIYEFLSTDKREFRFQLRGVAFVMVEEGWKLLKPEEVVINLEYESDFKPYLYKLPLELGTFHQLFKHLGTEDVISTKQYVEVLSRIFKNSEGKQLDPNEMRTVKRVVSGLFKSLQNDSVKVRNDLENVRDLALYLPSQDGRLVKSSILVFDDAPHYKSRIQGNIGVQMLVDLSQCYLGKDHGFHTKLIMLFPQKLRPRLLSSILEEQLDEESPKICQFGALCSLQGRLQLLLSSEQFITGLIRIMKHENDNAFLANEEKAIKLCKTLREGLKVSCFEKLQTTLRVKGFAPIPHSRSETFAFLKRYGNAVILLYIQHSDSKDINFLLALAMTLKSATDNLISDTSYLIAMLGCNDIYRISEKLDSLGVKYDSSEPSKLELPMPGTPIPTEIHYTLLMDPMNVFYPGEYVGYLVDAEGGDIYGSYHPTYTYAIIVQEVEREDDENSSFLGKIYQIDIGYSEYKIVSSLDLYKFSRPDESSQSRGSAPSTPTSPTEFLPHGPRTIPPHFPGRESHKSSSSSSSSSKHHSPKKAKANSLSEILREVTSVMEQAWKLPESERKKIIRRLYLKWHPDKNAENLDIANEVFKHLQNEINRLEKQAFIDQNADRASRRTFSSSASRFQSDKFSFQRFYTSWNQEATSHKSERQQSKEKCPSSTGPSYSQRFFMPPTFKSVGNPVEARRWLRQARANFSAARNDLHKNANEWVCFKCYLSTKLALIAADYAVRGKSDKDVKPTALAQKIEEYSQQLEGLTNDVHTLEAYGVDSLKTRYPDLLPFPQIPNDRFTSEVAMRVMECTACIIIKLENFIQQKV